In Bacteroidales bacterium, a single window of DNA contains:
- a CDS encoding chemotaxis protein CheB produces the protein MKTKNKQDKMVKLQNTVRVFPSPDKKSNDFPIVGIGASAGGLEALEQFFSNMPENCNMAFVIIQHLDPTRESITSQLLQRVTGMKVLQATDDLKVSINHVYIIPPNK, from the coding sequence ATGAAAACGAAGAATAAACAGGATAAAATGGTAAAACTGCAGAACACCGTTAGAGTATTTCCATCGCCTGACAAGAAAAGCAATGACTTTCCAATTGTCGGAATCGGGGCCTCAGCAGGGGGGCTTGAAGCTCTTGAACAGTTTTTCAGCAACATGCCTGAAAATTGTAATATGGCTTTTGTGATTATCCAGCATCTCGATCCTACCCGAGAAAGTATTACATCCCAGCTTCTTCAGCGGGTAACGGGAATGAAGGTTTTACAGGCAACTGATGATCTTAAAGTAAGTATAAATCATGTTTATATAATACCTCCAAATAAA